A segment of the Granulicella aggregans genome:
TCTTCCAGGTTGGCGAGGACGGGGAGGTGGACGCCCACGGAGACGGGCTCAAGGACGATGGCGGTGGCCGGGAGGCGGTAGCGCTGAAGGGTTACGGCGATGCAGTCGGCGACCAGGGGTTCCATCTCAGCAGGAGAACGCTGCTGTTTGCGGTGACGCTGACCCTGTTCGCCGGCTTTGAGGACCTGCTCGACTGTGGCGAGGAGACGGTCTGAGTCCGCGAGCATGATGCGGTAGAACTCCTGGCGTTTGGCTTCGTCGACGGGACGGCGCTGCAATGTTTCAAGGTATAACCGGATGCTGGCGATGGGGGTTTTGAGCTCGTGGGTGACGGCGTTGAGGAAGGAGTCCTGGCGCTCGTTGCGGCGGACCTCGCGGACGAGAAAGATGGTGTTGAGGACGACGCCGGCGATGAGGAGCGCGAAGGAGATGATTCCGAGAACGACGAAGGCGACGGTGCGCTCGTTCAGGATGATCCAGCCGACCTGAAGCGCGACGGCGAGGCCAACGAGGAGCACGCCCATGGTGATGAAGGTGGCGATGGCTCCGCGGCGTCGAGAGATGTTCATGGATGTGACCGTAGACGGCAAGGTACAACCACAGGGTACAACGGGGGAGAGATGCGGGAAAGCGCTCGGCGATTGCGGGATTGGCCGGGCTTGGACGGGTGTGTCTGCAAAGACGCAGATTCCCTTCGGGAACAAGAAGCAAAAGCGGGAATGACAGGCAAGAGGGTTTGCGGATTACGGAGGAAGTGTGAAGTAGAAGGTTGTGCCCTCGCCTTCCACTGAGTCGCAGTAGATGGTCC
Coding sequences within it:
- a CDS encoding sensor histidine kinase is translated as MNISRRRGAIATFITMGVLLVGLAVALQVGWIILNERTVAFVVLGIISFALLIAGVVLNTIFLVREVRRNERQDSFLNAVTHELKTPIASIRLYLETLQRRPVDEAKRQEFYRIMLADSDRLLATVEQVLKAGEQGQRHRKQQRSPAEMEPLVADCIAVTLQRYRLPATAIVLEPVSVGVHLPVLANLEDLRTAISNLLDNAVKYSPEGVHVRCRLDIVDYTSVALTIQDTGVGIPADHLKRIFHRFYRVPGRAMVTIKGTGLGLFIVRSIARQHGGDVTASSAGLGAGTTMTLRLPLANRTSPVAEVARESPA